In the genome of Coraliomargarita algicola, one region contains:
- a CDS encoding response regulator transcription factor, whose protein sequence is MKALIIEDEKFVREYLSSLLQNEFDFDEIVQAVDGEVGWELFEQQPFQFIILDLLLPKLDGIQLAKRILARGRGHRILAISSECDDFTVREVSRSGILGFVSKKDMSQDIMNEAFAEIFDGHVYYSASVVEVLERVRNDPDAYFKVLSQRELQVLRYIAQRKSHEEIASELGLSDYTIKRHRHNAMKKLNLKNESSLLHFALDKGILKHKSGLDWSA, encoded by the coding sequence ATGAAAGCCTTAATTATTGAAGATGAGAAATTCGTGCGCGAGTATCTCTCGAGCTTGTTGCAGAATGAGTTTGATTTTGATGAGATCGTGCAGGCTGTGGATGGCGAAGTTGGCTGGGAGCTTTTTGAGCAGCAGCCATTTCAATTTATCATTTTAGACTTGTTGTTGCCTAAATTGGATGGAATTCAGTTGGCCAAGCGCATTTTGGCACGCGGGCGAGGGCATCGTATTTTGGCCATATCCAGTGAGTGTGATGACTTTACAGTGCGTGAAGTCTCGCGGAGCGGTATTCTCGGCTTTGTCAGTAAAAAGGACATGTCGCAAGATATTATGAACGAGGCCTTTGCGGAAATATTTGATGGTCACGTTTACTATTCCGCGAGTGTCGTGGAGGTCTTGGAGCGTGTACGTAATGACCCGGATGCATATTTTAAGGTGCTCTCGCAACGTGAACTGCAAGTACTACGATATATCGCTCAGCGTAAGTCCCATGAAGAGATCGCCTCTGAATTGGGCTTGAGCGACTATACGATTAAGCGGCATCGTCATAATGCGATGAAAAAGTTAAACTTGAAGAATGAATCCAGTCTGCTTCATTTCGCTTTGGACAAGGGGATTTTGAAGCATAAGAGTGGCTTGGACTGGAGCGCTTGA
- a CDS encoding transposase has product MKVRRTKVHGRDAVYHCMTRVVNGERLFQGREKEMLRKMIWQVADFCGVQVLTYCVMSNHFHVLLRVPDRQQVDDAELMRRYQVLYPKPTKYQAASVKVLRSQLEADSEEAQLLRAKLLARMGDVSEYMKAVKQRFSVWFNRNHKRYGTLWADRFKSVLVEGHGNPLQTMAAYIDLNPVRAGLVEDPKDYRFCGYAEAVASLGLMSSGGTEDSKSKVDARMGCRAGLLHVWGDHLSSGAGLAEALMQHRQLIFGKRAADADLSEVERAAALKVLNEEGGQLPKSVMLRCRVRYFTDGAILGSAEFVRGFTGAWQMERGRKHPPKVNAMRGDWGGLAVIQGLRRQVFG; this is encoded by the coding sequence ATGAAGGTTCGTCGCACAAAGGTTCATGGTCGGGATGCGGTTTATCATTGCATGACGCGGGTGGTGAATGGGGAGCGCTTGTTCCAGGGGCGTGAGAAGGAGATGCTGCGTAAGATGATCTGGCAGGTGGCTGATTTTTGCGGGGTGCAGGTGCTGACTTATTGTGTGATGTCGAATCACTTTCACGTGCTTTTGCGTGTGCCGGATCGTCAGCAGGTGGATGATGCTGAGTTGATGCGCCGCTATCAGGTGCTGTACCCGAAACCTACCAAGTATCAGGCGGCTTCGGTCAAGGTGCTGCGCTCTCAGTTGGAGGCTGACTCTGAGGAGGCGCAGCTGTTGCGCGCGAAACTGTTGGCGCGGATGGGCGATGTCTCTGAATATATGAAGGCGGTGAAGCAGCGTTTTTCAGTCTGGTTTAATCGTAATCATAAGCGCTATGGCACTCTGTGGGCGGACCGTTTTAAGTCGGTCTTGGTCGAGGGGCATGGCAATCCGCTGCAAACGATGGCGGCTTATATTGATCTGAATCCGGTGCGTGCGGGGCTGGTGGAGGATCCTAAGGATTATCGTTTCTGCGGCTACGCGGAGGCGGTGGCGTCGCTTGGCTTAATGAGCTCAGGGGGCACAGAAGACTCCAAGTCGAAGGTGGACGCTCGGATGGGATGTCGAGCTGGTTTGTTACATGTTTGGGGTGACCACTTGTCGTCGGGGGCTGGTTTGGCAGAGGCCTTGATGCAGCATCGTCAGTTGATCTTTGGCAAGCGTGCGGCGGATGCTGACCTGTCTGAGGTGGAGCGTGCGGCTGCTTTGAAGGTGCTAAATGAAGAGGGCGGTCAATTGCCGAAGTCGGTGATGCTGCGCTGCCGGGTGCGTTATTTTACCGACGGTGCCATTCTGGGGTCGGCTGAGTTTGTGCGTGGCTTTACGGGTGCGTGGCAAATGGAGCGTGGGCGAAAGCACCCTCCGAAGGTGAATGCGATGCGTGGTGATTGGGGTGGCTTGGCTGTGATTCAGGGGCTGCGTAGGCAGGTGTTTGGATAA
- the bamE gene encoding outer membrane protein assembly factor BamE domain-containing protein, with the protein MKNHKNYLLLLLFNVFLLNLGASEVTKEEFMALAQRVEQLEAALRVSRDAQVSSIATEAFAAMPMSAADRESLVESVVKTIQTREEDANYPWMDAAKWAKLHEGMTPEDVLLELGRPTLNEPSLHRRIDKVYTYKGKRVATAQKVEGIIRFYKGKVVEIEVPSL; encoded by the coding sequence ATGAAAAATCACAAAAATTATCTACTGTTACTACTCTTTAATGTCTTTCTCTTGAACCTTGGCGCTTCGGAAGTGACTAAGGAAGAGTTCATGGCTTTGGCTCAGCGTGTTGAGCAATTGGAGGCTGCTTTGCGTGTTTCGCGAGATGCTCAGGTCTCGTCGATCGCAACTGAAGCGTTTGCTGCGATGCCTATGTCGGCAGCGGATCGGGAGTCCTTGGTTGAGAGCGTTGTGAAGACGATTCAGACGCGTGAGGAGGATGCTAATTATCCTTGGATGGATGCAGCGAAGTGGGCCAAGCTGCACGAAGGGATGACTCCGGAGGATGTTCTTCTTGAGCTTGGTCGTCCCACCTTGAATGAGCCCTCGTTGCACCGGAGAATTGACAAGGTATATACTTATAAGGGCAAGCGTGTGGCTACGGCTCAGAAGGTCGAGGGTATCATACGTTTTTATAAGGGGAAGGTTGTCGAGATTGAGGTTCCAAGTTTGTAG
- a CDS encoding DEAD/DEAH box helicase — MDFPLKPLRNVTDPDALMEHFLEYAAIKGIELYPAQEEAILEIFSGKNVILNTPTGSGKSLVAAALHFLSASLGRQSVYTCPIKALVNEKFLALCRDFGPENVGMMTGDASVNRGAPILCCTAEILANIALRDGDQAKVHDVIMDEFHYYSDGERGGAWQAPLLTLPQSRFLLISATLGETRFFERELERVTGNECVTVSSTERPVPLEFTYVEDPLTETLEKLQAANKFPVYIVHFTQRAASETAQSLLSINVCSKEEKAIITKELQGASFSSPFGKEIKKLLRSGIGLHHAGLLPKYRVLIEKLAQKGLLKIICGTDTLGVGVNVPIRTVLFTQLCKYGGVKTSILTARDFHQISGRAGRKGFDDHGYVVAMAPEHVIENKRLEAKAAADPKKKKKLVKRKPPERGFVHWDEQTYQRLQSAPAEPLTSSFQVSHSMLLNVLSRQNDGCAAMRQLIRDCHNSEQSKKSMRKQAFQLFRALTDRNIIEIMPKGSEPKLRVNLELQDDFSLNQTLALYCIDTIGLLDTTAPEYELKLLSLVESILENPDIILRKQLDKLKGDKVAEMKAAGIEYDDRMEELEKLEYPKPESEFIYETFNRFSALHPWVGGENIRPKSIAREMFERYSSFADYVKLYGLTRAEGLLLRHLTNVYRVLTNTIPPAFKTEAVNEVVTYIETLLRITDSSLLDEWETLKDPDYKPNSDEALPAPTGPSDITHDREAFTRLVRNEVFRFLRMLANKEYQEIDEHFPLDQMFPEARWKYTALSNAMEAYYESHEWIRLDPGARNKANTKITESEDRTSWLIEQTLIDPEELNDFQIIFNLSITEAKENSTIEIVPLELKSIAD, encoded by the coding sequence ATGGATTTCCCACTCAAGCCACTTCGTAACGTCACCGATCCTGATGCACTCATGGAGCATTTCTTGGAATATGCCGCAATCAAAGGCATCGAACTCTACCCTGCCCAGGAAGAAGCAATTCTTGAGATTTTCTCTGGCAAGAACGTCATCCTCAACACCCCCACTGGCTCGGGAAAATCGTTGGTGGCGGCGGCACTACACTTCCTATCTGCATCACTGGGGCGTCAATCTGTCTACACATGTCCAATCAAGGCATTGGTCAATGAAAAGTTCCTTGCCCTCTGTCGCGACTTTGGTCCCGAAAATGTCGGCATGATGACCGGCGACGCCAGCGTCAACCGCGGAGCCCCCATCCTCTGCTGCACCGCCGAGATCTTGGCCAATATCGCGCTACGTGACGGCGATCAGGCAAAAGTCCATGATGTGATCATGGACGAGTTTCATTACTATTCCGACGGGGAGCGCGGTGGCGCTTGGCAAGCTCCCCTACTCACTTTGCCTCAATCACGTTTTTTGCTAATTTCGGCCACATTGGGTGAAACGCGCTTCTTTGAACGCGAACTCGAGCGCGTTACCGGCAACGAGTGCGTCACCGTATCCAGCACCGAGCGCCCCGTGCCATTGGAATTCACCTACGTCGAAGACCCGCTCACAGAGACGCTGGAGAAACTGCAGGCGGCCAACAAGTTTCCGGTCTACATTGTGCATTTCACCCAACGAGCGGCATCCGAAACCGCACAAAGCTTGCTCAGCATTAACGTCTGCAGCAAAGAGGAAAAAGCGATTATCACAAAGGAGTTACAAGGCGCCTCCTTCAGCAGCCCCTTTGGCAAAGAGATCAAGAAACTACTTCGCAGTGGCATCGGTCTCCACCACGCCGGCCTACTTCCCAAATACCGGGTGCTGATTGAAAAGCTGGCACAGAAAGGCCTACTCAAAATCATTTGCGGCACCGACACCTTGGGCGTAGGGGTGAATGTCCCGATTCGCACTGTGCTATTCACCCAACTCTGCAAATATGGAGGCGTCAAAACCAGCATTCTGACCGCACGCGACTTCCACCAAATCAGTGGACGTGCAGGCCGCAAGGGCTTCGACGACCACGGCTACGTCGTCGCCATGGCACCCGAGCACGTAATTGAAAACAAGCGCTTGGAGGCCAAAGCAGCCGCTGACCCGAAAAAGAAGAAAAAGCTAGTCAAGCGCAAGCCACCCGAACGCGGCTTCGTGCACTGGGACGAGCAAACTTACCAACGCCTGCAAAGCGCTCCCGCGGAACCACTTACTTCCAGCTTTCAGGTATCCCACAGCATGCTACTCAATGTGCTCAGCCGCCAGAACGACGGCTGCGCCGCCATGCGCCAACTCATCCGCGACTGCCACAATTCCGAACAGTCCAAGAAGAGTATGCGCAAACAAGCCTTTCAGCTATTCCGCGCCCTCACCGACCGCAACATCATCGAGATCATGCCTAAGGGCAGCGAACCGAAACTACGCGTCAACCTGGAACTTCAAGACGACTTTTCGCTCAATCAAACACTCGCGCTCTATTGCATCGACACAATCGGCCTGCTCGACACCACCGCGCCCGAGTATGAGCTCAAGCTGCTCAGTCTAGTGGAATCTATTTTAGAAAACCCCGACATCATTCTGCGCAAGCAGCTCGACAAGCTAAAAGGTGACAAAGTCGCCGAAATGAAAGCCGCCGGCATCGAATACGACGACCGTATGGAAGAGCTGGAAAAACTCGAATATCCCAAGCCCGAAAGCGAATTCATTTACGAAACATTCAACCGCTTTTCCGCCCTACACCCTTGGGTCGGCGGCGAGAACATTCGCCCCAAATCAATTGCCCGCGAGATGTTTGAGCGCTACAGCAGTTTCGCCGACTATGTCAAACTCTACGGGCTCACTCGCGCGGAAGGCCTGCTACTGCGCCATCTGACTAATGTCTACCGCGTGCTCACCAACACCATTCCTCCCGCCTTCAAAACCGAAGCCGTGAACGAAGTCGTCACTTATATCGAGACATTGCTACGCATCACCGATTCCAGCCTATTGGATGAATGGGAGACACTCAAAGACCCCGACTATAAGCCCAATAGCGACGAAGCCCTCCCCGCGCCCACCGGCCCGAGCGATATCACTCACGACCGTGAAGCCTTCACCCGCCTCGTGCGCAACGAAGTCTTCCGCTTTCTACGCATGCTAGCCAACAAGGAATATCAAGAGATCGACGAACACTTTCCACTCGACCAGATGTTCCCCGAAGCCCGCTGGAAATACACCGCACTCAGCAACGCGATGGAAGCCTACTACGAAAGCCACGAATGGATCCGCCTCGATCCCGGCGCGCGCAATAAAGCCAACACCAAGATCACCGAATCCGAAGACCGCACAAGCTGGCTCATCGAACAAACCCTAATCGATCCCGAAGAGCTCAACGATTTTCAAATCATCTTCAATCTTTCGATTACGGAAGCTAAGGAAAACAGCACAATCGAAATCGTGCCACTGGAATTGAAATCAATTGCGGATTAA
- a CDS encoding TonB-dependent receptor plug domain-containing protein, with protein sequence MPVTWIDQEELKLWGDHTASSALRTQAFSFGSSNTENDSNGGTGSAGANIRGLGNLSTLTLINGRRSGGNSAVGFQHGGFADLTLIPTAAIKEIEVATDGSSVAYGSDAVAGTVNLLLHDNFEGNRMDASFSNTSDGDASEKTFSFLSGQALSESTHLALLGSWYQRNSIEARDREISKDADRRSQGGQNQGSPTYPGRIQVDGQSMC encoded by the coding sequence GTGCCTGTAACCTGGATCGATCAGGAAGAGCTCAAGCTCTGGGGCGATCACACCGCCAGCAGCGCTTTGCGCACACAAGCCTTTTCTTTCGGAAGTAGTAATACCGAAAATGACAGCAACGGCGGCACGGGCTCGGCGGGAGCCAACATACGTGGCTTAGGCAATCTATCGACACTGACCTTAATCAATGGACGTCGCTCAGGCGGCAACAGTGCCGTCGGTTTTCAACACGGTGGATTCGCCGACCTCACCTTGATCCCTACGGCCGCCATCAAGGAGATCGAAGTTGCCACCGACGGCAGTTCCGTTGCCTACGGGTCCGACGCAGTCGCGGGCACAGTAAACCTGCTGCTACACGACAACTTCGAAGGAAACCGCATGGACGCTAGCTTTAGCAACACCTCGGACGGAGACGCCTCAGAAAAAACATTTTCATTTTTGAGCGGCCAAGCGCTTAGCGAATCCACCCACCTCGCATTACTCGGCAGTTGGTATCAGCGCAACTCCATCGAAGCACGCGACCGCGAGATATCCAAGGATGCCGACCGACGCTCGCAAGGTGGCCAAAACCAAGGAAGCCCCACTTACCCTGGCCGCATACAAGTTGATGGTCAGAGTATGTGTTAA
- a CDS encoding transporter substrate-binding protein has protein sequence MKKIFGNISKLVATSAIALSAISSVQAEETVKVGVLHSLSGTMAISETSLRDILLFTFDEINANGGVLGKMIEPVVADGASDWPVFAEKAEQLLAQDKVAATFGCWTSVSRKFVLPVFEKYNGLLFYPVQYEGEEESPNIIYTAEAVGQQAIPAVDYLLEEGYTKFYLIGTDYVYPQTTNIVLFEYLLSKGIPVENIGGGIRYEGDVAVSAGNYTPFGHTDFQQIVAEIKDFAASGDACVINTINGDANVPFFKEIAASGITSDDCPIVSFSLSEDEFRGLPAKDLVGHLGCWTYFMSIDSEANESFKANFQEWLATKAPDSVQKEGRVTCSPMVLSYNGVYLWKAAVEKAGTFEPEAVIKALEGGISFDGPGGTVTSQENHHVTKTVYIGETLENGQFEILETIPDVYGEPWLKGSFK, from the coding sequence ATGAAAAAAATATTTGGAAATATATCCAAGCTTGTGGCAACGAGTGCGATTGCTTTGTCTGCAATTTCTAGCGTGCAGGCAGAGGAAACTGTAAAAGTTGGCGTGCTTCACTCATTGAGTGGCACGATGGCGATCTCTGAAACATCGTTGCGCGATATCCTGCTCTTCACTTTTGATGAGATTAATGCGAACGGTGGTGTGCTGGGTAAAATGATTGAGCCAGTTGTTGCCGACGGTGCCTCCGATTGGCCGGTTTTCGCTGAAAAAGCCGAACAACTATTGGCACAGGATAAAGTTGCGGCGACTTTCGGTTGCTGGACTTCTGTGAGTCGTAAATTCGTGTTGCCTGTTTTTGAGAAATACAACGGTTTGCTCTTTTACCCGGTTCAATATGAGGGTGAAGAAGAATCGCCAAATATCATTTACACAGCTGAGGCAGTTGGCCAGCAAGCGATCCCTGCGGTGGATTACTTGCTTGAAGAAGGTTATACTAAGTTCTATTTGATCGGCACAGACTATGTGTATCCGCAAACCACTAACATTGTGCTTTTCGAATACTTGCTCTCGAAGGGAATTCCTGTTGAGAACATCGGTGGTGGTATTCGCTACGAAGGCGATGTTGCTGTATCGGCTGGAAACTACACTCCCTTTGGTCACACCGACTTCCAGCAAATCGTTGCTGAGATTAAAGACTTCGCCGCTTCAGGTGATGCTTGCGTGATCAACACCATTAATGGTGATGCGAATGTTCCTTTCTTTAAGGAAATTGCAGCCTCAGGAATTACTTCGGATGACTGCCCAATTGTTTCCTTCTCGCTTTCGGAAGATGAGTTTCGTGGTCTTCCTGCCAAAGACTTGGTGGGGCATCTTGGTTGCTGGACATACTTCATGTCTATTGATTCTGAGGCCAATGAGAGTTTTAAGGCCAACTTCCAGGAGTGGTTGGCGACTAAGGCACCTGATTCGGTGCAGAAGGAAGGTCGTGTAACTTGCTCACCTATGGTTCTTTCATACAATGGTGTCTATCTATGGAAGGCAGCTGTCGAGAAAGCTGGCACATTTGAGCCTGAGGCAGTGATTAAGGCGCTCGAAGGTGGTATTTCCTTTGATGGTCCTGGTGGTACTGTAACCAGTCAGGAGAATCATCACGTTACCAAAACGGTATACATCGGTGAGACTTTGGAGAATGGTCAGTTCGAAATTCTCGAAACGATTCCTGATGTCTATGGTGAGCCATGGTTGAAAGGCTCGTTTAAGTAA
- a CDS encoding energy transducer TonB — translation MALFIMMLVPLTQLTQPSRERVDTLEAVDLAVPPPPPRLEEPPPPPQMEEKEPPPELKQPPPMPTLEQLEVALNPGTGGDMSLDIGLGVDLTTESTDQLEKLFGFGELDEVPHLVREGRFRYPPNSPRGRGEALVRLLIYVEADGRISVQRVIDYSHQEFIEAARRMAEGSRFSPPMRNGQAVRSKYEWPIRIPLR, via the coding sequence ATGGCATTGTTCATTATGATGTTGGTGCCTTTGACTCAGCTCACGCAACCGTCACGTGAGCGAGTGGATACACTTGAGGCGGTGGACTTGGCGGTGCCGCCGCCACCCCCTCGATTAGAAGAGCCACCCCCTCCGCCTCAGATGGAAGAGAAGGAGCCGCCACCCGAATTGAAACAGCCCCCTCCGATGCCTACCTTGGAGCAATTGGAAGTCGCGCTCAATCCCGGCACCGGAGGGGACATGAGTTTAGACATTGGTCTCGGAGTCGACTTGACCACCGAGTCCACGGATCAGTTGGAGAAACTATTTGGTTTTGGCGAGCTAGACGAAGTGCCGCATCTTGTGCGTGAGGGGCGTTTTCGATATCCGCCCAATTCGCCGCGGGGCCGAGGTGAGGCCTTGGTTCGTCTTTTAATCTATGTGGAAGCCGATGGACGCATCTCAGTGCAGCGAGTGATTGATTACTCGCATCAAGAATTCATCGAGGCCGCAAGGCGGATGGCGGAAGGTTCACGTTTTTCGCCACCGATGCGTAACGGTCAAGCCGTGCGTTCTAAATACGAATGGCCGATCCGAATACCTTTAAGGTGA
- a CDS encoding TonB-dependent receptor domain-containing protein, with product MLKDGISSPSNLTDYRLWDSNEDLYNFSQQAVAIPEVQRSSVMANFSHRISPQLQVWSELLYTHSQFQNGLAPAPWFGGTFPFAGFKFPVHSALLDAAKNSPHLPVGINPDDLDQINYRSFELGRLEIDQEKSALRGLLGIRGELGIWDWESAALYIETDLEAQYTGIADESTLVDLIDSGAFNPFAAAGAIGAGYDNTAALQAAARSPNNHYQEEFWSYDFKANAPIFELSSGTVQLATGLELRQEKIDVAIDPLFESGANLGGASESSYAAQRKVSSVFAETWVPVFSHTEQELAINLSARYENYSDKPDNSAQSANTYDTFVYKASVFYRPQEAIQLHATTGTSFRAPTLSESYGGGISTFPIYHDPLGFTPESSRIDTIVSGNPELEPEQSTHFNLGIRFEPESHPGWLLSLDYYRIDTKDVIVNGAQYFIDQAALGNDIGSAAVIRDPTTQALRGVFANWFNASESITDGIDYKVRYKAPTRTGHWQATLGLNQVLRYKLKASKDSSYESYLGTLIDPRASGGNIIGRGSIPEYKGYLGLLWQHQSLTLGGTLNYIDSLDDNPAFTTDSQPRKVKAWTTLDLVASYQWTGSAQTWLHNTKLVLGVDNVCNTPPPFAAGAFADGYDTSLYSLTGRSYRISIQREF from the coding sequence GTGTTAAAAGACGGCATCTCAAGCCCCAGTAATCTAACTGACTATCGACTATGGGACTCCAATGAAGACCTATATAATTTCAGCCAACAGGCCGTCGCGATCCCTGAAGTTCAGCGCAGCAGCGTAATGGCCAACTTCAGCCATAGAATCAGCCCCCAATTACAGGTCTGGAGCGAATTGCTTTACACACATAGTCAGTTTCAGAACGGACTGGCTCCGGCACCGTGGTTTGGAGGCACATTTCCTTTTGCTGGCTTCAAGTTCCCGGTACATTCGGCACTCTTGGATGCAGCCAAAAACAGTCCACATCTGCCAGTAGGTATCAACCCAGACGACTTGGATCAGATCAACTACCGCAGCTTCGAGCTCGGCAGACTCGAGATCGACCAGGAGAAATCTGCCCTGCGTGGACTGCTCGGCATTCGCGGTGAACTTGGAATTTGGGACTGGGAAAGCGCCGCCCTTTACATTGAAACAGATCTTGAAGCGCAATATACAGGCATCGCAGACGAATCCACGCTAGTCGACCTCATCGACTCTGGCGCATTCAACCCATTCGCAGCTGCCGGAGCCATCGGCGCAGGCTACGACAATACGGCCGCCTTACAAGCTGCAGCACGCAGCCCCAACAACCATTACCAGGAAGAATTCTGGAGCTACGACTTCAAAGCCAATGCACCTATATTCGAACTTTCGAGCGGCACAGTACAACTCGCGACGGGACTCGAACTACGCCAAGAAAAAATTGATGTCGCCATCGATCCTTTATTCGAATCCGGCGCAAATCTAGGCGGCGCGAGTGAGAGTTCATACGCGGCTCAACGCAAAGTGAGCTCAGTATTTGCGGAAACTTGGGTACCTGTATTTTCTCATACAGAACAGGAGCTCGCCATCAACCTCTCCGCACGCTACGAGAACTATAGCGATAAGCCCGACAACAGCGCCCAAAGCGCCAACACTTACGACACCTTCGTGTATAAGGCATCTGTCTTCTATCGTCCACAAGAAGCCATTCAATTGCACGCCACCACTGGCACCTCCTTTAGAGCCCCCACACTCAGCGAAAGTTACGGCGGAGGCATTTCCACATTCCCCATTTACCACGATCCACTCGGCTTCACCCCCGAAAGTTCACGCATCGATACAATCGTCAGCGGTAATCCTGAACTAGAGCCTGAGCAGTCCACCCATTTCAACCTTGGCATTCGCTTCGAGCCCGAGAGCCACCCAGGTTGGCTGCTCTCGCTCGATTACTACAGAATCGATACCAAAGATGTAATCGTCAACGGCGCTCAATACTTTATCGACCAAGCAGCACTAGGCAACGACATCGGAAGCGCCGCGGTGATCCGCGATCCCACTACCCAAGCCCTCCGCGGCGTATTTGCCAACTGGTTCAACGCCTCCGAATCTATAACCGATGGCATCGACTACAAAGTGCGCTACAAAGCCCCGACCCGCACGGGGCACTGGCAGGCCACACTCGGGCTAAATCAGGTACTTCGCTATAAATTGAAAGCCTCTAAAGACTCCTCCTACGAATCCTACCTCGGCACACTAATCGACCCTCGCGCAAGCGGTGGAAACATCATAGGCCGCGGCTCGATCCCCGAATACAAAGGCTACCTCGGACTTTTATGGCAGCATCAATCCCTCACCTTGGGCGGCACGTTAAACTACATCGACTCTCTCGACGACAATCCAGCATTTACCACAGATAGCCAGCCTCGCAAGGTGAAGGCTTGGACTACACTCGACCTCGTTGCCAGTTACCAGTGGACCGGCAGCGCTCAAACATGGCTCCACAATACAAAACTGGTGCTCGGCGTAGATAATGTCTGCAATACGCCTCCGCCATTTGCAGCAGGTGCTTTCGCAGACGGTTACGACACATCACTCTACAGCCTGACAGGGCGAAGCTATCGTATCAGCATTCAACGTGAATTCTAA
- the efp gene encoding elongation factor P, with product MASPTDVRKGKVLNYQGNPHLVLDVQHRTQGRQAGFMQVTMRNLNTGASTNTKIRTTDSVEIMHTDMIKLEFSYIDADGYHFMDPETFEDVILDENLVEDAKDFLVETQAYSVLHVDDKPISIDLPASLEMKVIESAEGVKGDTASNVQKPATLETGLTVQVPLFIKEGEVIKVNTADRSYGGRA from the coding sequence ATGGCATCACCTACAGACGTCCGCAAAGGCAAAGTCCTCAATTATCAAGGCAATCCGCACCTCGTACTCGACGTGCAGCACCGAACTCAAGGTCGGCAAGCTGGCTTCATGCAAGTCACCATGCGCAATCTAAATACTGGCGCGAGCACGAATACCAAGATCCGCACCACCGACAGTGTCGAAATCATGCATACCGACATGATAAAGTTGGAGTTCAGCTACATCGATGCGGATGGCTACCATTTCATGGACCCAGAAACATTCGAGGATGTGATTCTCGACGAAAATCTCGTCGAAGACGCCAAGGACTTCCTAGTAGAAACCCAAGCCTACAGCGTTCTCCATGTCGACGACAAACCTATTTCAATCGACTTGCCCGCCTCACTGGAAATGAAGGTCATCGAATCTGCAGAAGGCGTTAAAGGCGACACTGCCAGCAATGTGCAAAAGCCAGCCACGCTAGAGACGGGTCTCACCGTGCAAGTACCTCTGTTCATCAAAGAGGGTGAAGTCATCAAAGTAAACACCGCCGATCGCTCCTATGGTGGACGCGCCTAA